In Pseudomonadota bacterium, the sequence GCGGAGCATTTATGTTCATCCTGTAGATTATCTGCTAGGATGTATTTTACGCCCTCTAATTCGCGAATTTTCTTTCTCAAGTAAGAAATCCCTTCAGAACTTAACATAAACTCCGATCCCGTAGTTAACTGAATCTGCCAAGATCTAAACGATTTAGCAATCTCGGCTAACGCATCGAATTCCCAAATGTTATGAGTTCCGAAATTTGTAACCATAACAATCTTGTTGTGTGGAATTTTCGGAAGATACATTGGGTATAAATGGTCTCTTGGGGTGTTCACAGATAACCCAATTATGGTAAACTTTTCCAGTAGTTCTTTACTATGAGCAAAAAATGTACCATTTGTAATAATTCTTACGTCGCAGTTGTAAGACTTTAAAACATCAACTACTCTATTCAATTTATTGGACGAAAGCCCTCCGGGTTCTCCTCCACTTAGGGTGACTACATCGACTCCGTAGGAGCCAATTTCGTGCGCGATATGAATCATATGTTCCAAAGTCGGATGGTCTTCCCTCAAAACATCCTTCGAACCACAGTATTTACAACCTTTGTTACATCTAAGTGTAATTTCCCATATTATGTCCTTTAATTTAAGACTCATTTTCTCGTATCTCCTCTCTAATTTTACTTATTTCG encodes:
- a CDS encoding radical SAM protein, which translates into the protein MSLKLKDIIWEITLRCNKGCKYCGSKDVLREDHPTLEHMIHIAHEIGSYGVDVVTLSGGEPGGLSSNKLNRVVDVLKSYNCDVRIITNGTFFAHSKELLEKFTIIGLSVNTPRDHLYPMYLPKIPHNKIVMVTNFGTHNIWEFDALAEIAKSFRSWQIQLTTGSEFMLSSEGISYLRKKIRELEGVKYILADNLQDEHKCSAGIVSCGITVDGDVIPCLSERTSGSISVQGNLFKRSLKDIWETEFRDIRFGSGWSKSCRNCVSYPKIDECTPTIAPIEKVKHGQHPKPQITPEEKEEIKLTTEEVQKIFEEVTSSTKRKPRDSYGGCFGGNVMSYGVTDWNIAALSCWESEVWK